From the SAR202 cluster bacterium genome, the window TTCGCTGAGGCCATCGCCATCTACGCGCTGGTCGTGGCCATCATCATCATTTTCGTATAGTCGTGGCCCGTCTGCTCCAAGGGTGCGGCACGTGGTGGTGGGTGCAGAAGACCATCAGGGTTGAGGAGAGGGTATGGAAGCCTTAGGTATTAACCTGCCACAGCTTATTACTCAGTTAATAAGCTTCATAATCCTGTTCGTAGTCCTGTATTCCCTGCTGTACAAGCCTCTATTGAAGGCCCTGGACAACAGGTCGGCCAGGATCAAGGAAGGACTTGAGGCTGCTGAGAAGGCAAAGGCAGAGGCTGCCGCTTCTCAGGAAGAGATGCGAAGGCAGATACAGGCAGCAAGGAACGAGGGCCAGGCGATGATCGCCCAGGCGCGCGAAGTTGCCGATAAGTTCCGGGACGAAGAGCTTGCCCGCGCGCGCCAGGAGATTGAAGCCGAGCGCGCCAAGGCGCAGCTCAACATCCAGCGCGAGCGCGACGCGGCCATCGAAGAGCTGCGCCGCCAGTTCGCAGGCCTCGCTATCACCGCGGCAGAGCGCGTGGTAGAGAAGTCGCTTGACGAAAAGGCCCATCGCGATCTTATCAACAAGGTCCTCATGGACAGCGTGACCATCGCGAAGAAGTAACAGGCCGTTTCCAGCCGGTCGCCTTTCGGCCGGTGGTAAAGAACGCATTTGTCGTCTTCTTCCGGGCCGTACATTCGGCCCGGACGGAGACGGACCCACAAGATCAGGTAAATCGTAATGCCACGATCCGTTTCGGCAAAGCGCTACGCCCAGGCGATCTTCCAGCTCGCACTGGAGCAAAATAGCCTCGACCACTGGTCGGAAGACCTGCGCGTGCTGGCGTCCATCATCAGCGAAGGAAACGCCGCGTCGCACTTCGACGCGCCTGGGCATGCCGCTGAAAAGAATGTGGAGGCGGTCAGGGCGGCGCTGGGAGATGCGGTCAGCCCGCTGGCCGTGAACCTTCTGGCGCTCCTGTCCACTCGAGGCTTGGCCGGCACGGTGCCCGATATCCTCGATGAATACTCAAAGTTCGTCGATACGCACCGCGGCATTGAGCAGGCCACCGTCATCACGGCCGTGCCTCTCAAGAAGGACGAAGCGGAGAAGCTGGCGGCTATTCTCAAGGGCATAATTGGCAAAGAGATCAAGATTTCCACTGTCGTGGACCCATCGATCCTCGGCGGGATTATCGCCAGGGTCGGGGACCGCGTAATAGACGGCAGCGTCAGGACGCGTCTCAGCGACATGAGGCGCGAGCTGGTCGGGTAAGCAAGCCGAAGGCAACACCCTCTCGGTCCGCCGCGGCGGGCATCTCTCCTGTCGAGGAGAGACACAGAGAAGGGTCCCAGGGAGGCAGACAATGGCAGTCAGAGGACAAGACATAGCGTCCGTCATCAAGAAGCAGATCGAAGAGTTCGGACGCGGCGTTAGCATGGTGGACGTGGGCACAGTTGTGTCTGTGGGTGACGGTATCGCCCGCGTGCACGGCCTGTCGGGCGTCGGCTCGAATGAGCTCGTTGAGTTCGCCGGAGGCGTAACCGGCATGGCCCTTAACCTCGAAGAGGACAGCGTCGGCGTTGTCGTCCTTGGTGATGACAAGCTCATTAAGGAAGGCTCGGAAGTCCGGGCGACAGGCAAGCTGGCCTCAGTTCCCGTGGGCGAAGCGATGCTGGGCAGGGTGGTGAATGGGCTCGGCGCTCCTATCGACGGCAAAGGTCCTATCAAGACCAGCCAGACAGGTCTTGTGGAGATCGGGGCCCCGGACGTCGCCTCCCGCCAGGCCGTGAACGTCCCCGTACAGACCGGCATCAAGGCCGTGGACGCAATGATCCCGGTCGGACGCGGCCAGCGCGAGCTGATCATCGGCGACCGCTCCACCGGCAAGACGACCATCTGCACGGACGCGATCATCAACCAGAAGGGTGGCAAACTTCTCTGCGTCTACGTCGCCATCGGCCAGAAGGCCGGTAAGGTCGCGCAGACGCTGGGCCTCCTGGAGGGCCAGGGCGCCATGCCGTACACGGTCATCGTTGCGGCTAACGCGTCTGATCCTGCGTCTATGCAGTACCTCGCCCCGTTCACGGGCTCCGCGATTGCGGAGTACTTCATGAACCAGGGCAAGGACGTCCTGATAATGTACGATGACCTTTCGAAGCATGCCTGGGCGTACCGCCAGATGTCGCTGTTGCTTCGCCGTCCGCCGGGCCGCGAGGCTTATCCCGGCGACGTTTTCTACCTGCACAGCCGCCTCCTGGAGCGCGCGGCCCGCCTATCGAAGGAGAAGGGCGGCGGCTCCGTGACGGCCCTTCCGATAATCGAGACTCTGTCCGGGGACGTGTCCGCATACGTGCCGACAAACGTAATATCGATTACGGACGGCCAGATTTACCTTGAGCCCGAGCTGTTCAACGCCGGCATCAGGCCTGCCGTTAACGCCGGTCTTTCCGTCTCTCGTGTGGGCGGCTCGGCCCAGACCAAGGCGATGAAAAAGGTGGCAGGCCGCCTGCGCCTGGAGCTCGCGCAGTACCGCTCTCTCGCGGCCTTCGCGCAGTTCGGCACCGCCGACCTGGATCGGACTACAAAGGCCCAGCTGGAGCGCGGGCAGCGCGCGGTTGAGGTGCTGAAGCAGCCCCAGAACGCGCCGCTCAAGCTGGAGCAGCAGATCTCGATCCTGTTCGCCCTGATCAACGGCTTCCTGGACGATGTCGAAGTCTCGAAGGTCCAGGCGTTCGAGAAGGCGTTGCACTCTTACATGTCGTCGACGCAGGCCGAAGTGCTGAAGAAGATCGCCGATGTGAAGGATATCACCCCCGAGATCGAGGGAATGCTCAAGAAGGCGCTGACGGACTTCAAGGCGACGGTGCCTGTTTAGCAGACAGCTAACGGCCGAGTAAAGGCAACACCCTCTCTTTCAGCCAGAGCGCTGACATCTCCCCCAATCGAGGGGGAGACAAAACCAGGGCGGAACAGCCGAAGACCGAAAACATAGGTAGTTAGATGGCCAGTGTACGGCAGTTAAGGCTCCGCATCCGGAGCGTAAAGAATACAGCCAAGATAACGAAGGCGATGTCCATGATCGCCGCTTCCAAGATGAAGCGCGCGCAGGATATGGCCATCAAGGGCAGGCCGTACTCGGAGAGAATGTGGGACCTCCTCGCAGACCTCGCCGCACAGCCGCGGGAGGAGGGCAAGGACCTGCACCCCCTTCTCCGGACACGTCCAATCAAGAACGGCGCTATCCTGCACATCACGCCCGACCGCGGCCTCACGGGCGGCCTGAACACAAACATCAACAAGTCCGGCGCGCAGTTCCTTCTCAACCAGAAGCAGGCGAACGTCGGGGTGGAAGTGGTTGCGGTCGGCAAGAAGGGCCGCGACTTCATGGTCCGCTACGGACAAAACGTCAAGGCCGTTTTCACGGACCTGGGCGAGAGGCCGTCGATCGCTTCGGTCACGCCGATGGTCCGCATCCTGACACAGCTCTACACGGAAGAGAAGGTGGACGCGGTCTATCTCTCCTACGCCGACTTCGTGAACACGACCGTACAAAAGCCGGTCATCGTGCCGCTGCTGCCGGTTGTTCCGGCCAAGCTGAATACTCGGGACGCCGTTGGGTACATATATGAGCCGAGCGCCGAGTTCGTGCTGGACCAGATCTTGCCGCGCTACATCGAGATGCAGGTCTACCACGCCGTGCTCGAATCGGTCGCCAGCGAGCAGTCCGCCCGCATGGTGGCGATGCGCAACGCAACCGACAACGCGAACGATATGATCGGCGAGCTGACAATCATAATGAACAAGGCCCGCCAGGACAGCATCACCAAGGAGCTCCTCGACATCGTCGGCGGCGCCGCGGCGATACAGGGATAAGAGGTAAAAGAATGGCAACGGGAACAATCACACAGGTAATCGGAACGGTGGTAGACGCGGAGTTTCCCGCCGAAGCCATGCCGGGCATCTACAACGCCCTTGAGACAGTGATCAACGGCGAAAAGCTGGTCCTCGAGGTTGAGCAGCACATCGGCAACAACTGGGTGCGCTGCCTTGCAATGGGCTCGACGGACGGCCTCACGAGGGGCGCCGTCGTGACCGACACCGGCAAGGCCATCGCCGTTCCCGTAGGCCAGCCCACCCTCGGCCGCCTCTTCAACGCCCTCGGCCAGACGCTGGACGGCCTTGAAGAGATCGATTCTACCGATAACTGGCCCATTCACAGGCCCGCCCCTAGCTTTCAGGACCAGGCTACCAAGGTCTCGGTGCTGGAGACAGGCATCAAGGTGCTGGACCTCATGACCCCCTTTACTAAGGGCGGCAAGGTCGGCGCGTACGGCGGCGCGGGCGTAGGAAAGACGGTCATCATCCAGGAGCTCATCCGCAACATCGGCACCGAGCACAAGGGCGTGTCCGTGTTCGCCGGCGTGGGCGAGCGCTCCCGCGAGGGCAACGACCTCTGGCACGAGATGCAGGAGTCCGGAGTTATCAAGCAGACAGTGCTCGTCTTCGGCCAGATGAACGAGCCTCCGGGCATCCGCGCCCGCGTCGCTCTTACCGGCCTGACGATGGCGGAGTACTTCAAGGAGACCAAGGGCCAGGACGTACTGCTCTTCGTCGACAACATCTACAGGTACATTCTTGCAGGCATGGAGGTCTCGGCGCTGCTGGGTCGCATGCCCTCCGCCGTGGGTTACCAGCCCACGCTGGGTACGGAGATGGGCGCGCTCCAGGAGCGCATCACCTCCAGCAAGAGCGGCTCGATCACCTCCTTCCAGGCCATCTACGTGCCTGCGGACGACTATACCGACCCCGGCATCGTAACGACGTTCGGCCACCTGGACGCCGTTATCTCGCTCGACCGCGCAATCTCGGAGCAGGGCCTGTACCCGGCGGTTGACCCGCTCGCGTCAAACTCCCGCATCATGGAGGCTTCCGTCGTCGGCCAGGAGCACTACGATGTGGCCCGCGGCGTCCAGAAGGTGCTTCAGAGGTACCGCGAGCTCCAGGACATCATCGCGATTCTCGGTATCGAAGAGCTCTCCGAGGAAGACAAGGCCACCGTGGCCCGAGCGCGCAAGATTCAGCGCTTCCTCACGCAGCCGTTCTTCGTTGCCGAGCAGTTCACCGGCCGCCCGGGCCGCTACGTCCCGGTCAAGGAGACGGTGCGCGGCTTCCGCGAGATCCTCGACGGCAAGCACGACACTCTGCCGGAGCAGGCCTTCTACATGTGCGGGACGATCGACGAGGCCATCGAAAAAGGTCAAAAGATGCTCAAGGGCTAAGTTTGTTTCTTTCCTCTCCCGGCTTTGCGGGAGAGGTCGACGCCGCTCTGGGCGTCGGGTGAGGGATTCTGTATGGCAACAATCAAGCTCGAAATAGTGACTGCGGAGAAGCTCGTCTACTCCGACAGCGTTAACGTTCTCGTCGCGCCCGGCGTAGAGGGCGAGCTGGCGATCATGCCGAAGCACGCGCCGCTTCTCACTATGCTCAAGCCCGGTGAGATACGCCTCATCAAAGAGGGTAAAGAGACATACATGGCGATTACCGGCGGCTTCCTTGAAGTCATCGGCGACAAGATCGTCATCCTTGCAGACGCCGTGGAGCGCGCGGACGAGATCGACGCTGCCCGTGCCCAGGAGGCCCTCAAGAAGGCCCAGGAGAGCATCGCCCACGCCGGGAGCGACGCCGATCTCGAAAAGGCCCTCGCCGCCATCCGGCGGTCGCAGATTCGCCTCAAGGTAGCCCAGCGCCGCTCGCGAAGCGACCGCGGGGATAACTCCCGGCCCGGGTCCGCTTAGGCCGTCGCAACCTTTCGTGATTTTGATCCATACGGGGCCGCAGATGCGGCCCCGTACGTTTTTTGCGCCGCTCTGCCCCGTTCCGCCGAAATGTAACACCGGAAACTTGAACGACCATCACCCATGAGCTAGCATGAGATTGGAATGAGCTTGCAGGAGGGTGATATGGCGCATCAGAGAGTCGTCACCATTGGCATCTTCACCGCTATTGCTGCGGCGTTCCTGATCAGCGCCGTATACTACCCATTCGCGCCGGACAGGGTCGCTTCCCATTGGAACCCTGCGGGGGAGGTGGACGGCGAAATGGCGAAGCTGCCCGGCCTTCTCATACTACCCGTGGCGATGCTCCTCCTGGCTGGACTTTTTGCCCTTATCCCGAAAATGGATCCGCTCAAGGCAAACATCGCAAAATTTCGCCCGCAATATGACCGCTTCATCCTGACGTTTCTCGTCTACCTGCTTGCCGTACACGTGGTGGTCATACTCTGGAACGCAGGGACGAAGCTGGACTTCAACATCATCCTGCCGCTGGGCGCGGGACTGCTCGTCTTTTACATTGGGACCCTGCTGCAACACGTCAAGCGCAACTACTTCATCGGCATCCGGACGCCGTGGACTCTCAGCAGTGATGCCGTATGGGACCGGACCCACCAGGCGGGCGCAAGGGTGTTCAAGGCGGCGGGCATAATCGCGGTAGCTGGGTCACTCTTTGGGGAAGCAGCGTGGCTGTTTATCCTGGTCCCGCTGGGCGCTGCGGCGGCGTGGTCGATCATCTACTCTTACATCGTGTTCAGGCAGGTGGCCGGGTCCGGCCCGGCATGAAGGCTGTAGATGGTCTACCGGCGGATTATTGGGATCGCGTCTTCGTGCATCAGGTAGAAGGTCATCGACTGGAGGGAGAGGACAGGGTCTATGTTACGGATCACAATGTCCATCGAGACCTTGGGGGCAATGGGGGCGTAGTTCAGGATTCCGCGCACACCCGCGTTGATCAGTTGATCGATTACCTTCTGCGCCTCGCGTGCCGGAACGGCGACGATGCCGATCGTGATGTTGCTCTCCCGGATCGCCTGCTCAAGGTCTTCCATAGGCCGCACGAGTATGCCGCCTATCGGCCGGGCGATCTGCTCGGGGTCGCTGTCGAATGCGGCTACTACGTTAAAGCCCTCAGGAACGAAGCCCGGGTAGTTGATGATGGCTTGGCCAAGGCGGCCGACGCCGATAAGGCAGGCGGGCCACTTGCGGTCAAGACCAAGTATTTGCCGCAGCTCCTCGCGCAGGAACTGCACGTTGTACCCGCGCCCCTGCTTGCCGAACCTGCCGAAGTAGCTCAGGTCCTTGCGAATCTGGGCGGGGGTCATCTGGAGCAGGCCCCCAAGCTGCTGCGAGCTGACAACGTCGTAACCGGAGTCGCGTAGCTGCGTCAGGACCCTGACATACATGGGGAGCCTTAGCGCTACGACATCGGGTACTTCGTTCGAATTCACCGGC encodes:
- the atpF gene encoding F0F1 ATP synthase subunit B produces the protein MEALGINLPQLITQLISFIILFVVLYSLLYKPLLKALDNRSARIKEGLEAAEKAKAEAAASQEEMRRQIQAARNEGQAMIAQAREVADKFRDEELARARQEIEAERAKAQLNIQRERDAAIEELRRQFAGLAITAAERVVEKSLDEKAHRDLINKVLMDSVTIAKK
- the atpH gene encoding ATP synthase F1 subunit delta, whose amino-acid sequence is MPRSVSAKRYAQAIFQLALEQNSLDHWSEDLRVLASIISEGNAASHFDAPGHAAEKNVEAVRAALGDAVSPLAVNLLALLSTRGLAGTVPDILDEYSKFVDTHRGIEQATVITAVPLKKDEAEKLAAILKGIIGKEIKISTVVDPSILGGIIARVGDRVIDGSVRTRLSDMRRELVG
- a CDS encoding F0F1 ATP synthase subunit alpha codes for the protein MAVRGQDIASVIKKQIEEFGRGVSMVDVGTVVSVGDGIARVHGLSGVGSNELVEFAGGVTGMALNLEEDSVGVVVLGDDKLIKEGSEVRATGKLASVPVGEAMLGRVVNGLGAPIDGKGPIKTSQTGLVEIGAPDVASRQAVNVPVQTGIKAVDAMIPVGRGQRELIIGDRSTGKTTICTDAIINQKGGKLLCVYVAIGQKAGKVAQTLGLLEGQGAMPYTVIVAANASDPASMQYLAPFTGSAIAEYFMNQGKDVLIMYDDLSKHAWAYRQMSLLLRRPPGREAYPGDVFYLHSRLLERAARLSKEKGGGSVTALPIIETLSGDVSAYVPTNVISITDGQIYLEPELFNAGIRPAVNAGLSVSRVGGSAQTKAMKKVAGRLRLELAQYRSLAAFAQFGTADLDRTTKAQLERGQRAVEVLKQPQNAPLKLEQQISILFALINGFLDDVEVSKVQAFEKALHSYMSSTQAEVLKKIADVKDITPEIEGMLKKALTDFKATVPV
- the atpG gene encoding ATP synthase F1 subunit gamma codes for the protein MASVRQLRLRIRSVKNTAKITKAMSMIAASKMKRAQDMAIKGRPYSERMWDLLADLAAQPREEGKDLHPLLRTRPIKNGAILHITPDRGLTGGLNTNINKSGAQFLLNQKQANVGVEVVAVGKKGRDFMVRYGQNVKAVFTDLGERPSIASVTPMVRILTQLYTEEKVDAVYLSYADFVNTTVQKPVIVPLLPVVPAKLNTRDAVGYIYEPSAEFVLDQILPRYIEMQVYHAVLESVASEQSARMVAMRNATDNANDMIGELTIIMNKARQDSITKELLDIVGGAAAIQG
- the atpD gene encoding F0F1 ATP synthase subunit beta, translating into MATGTITQVIGTVVDAEFPAEAMPGIYNALETVINGEKLVLEVEQHIGNNWVRCLAMGSTDGLTRGAVVTDTGKAIAVPVGQPTLGRLFNALGQTLDGLEEIDSTDNWPIHRPAPSFQDQATKVSVLETGIKVLDLMTPFTKGGKVGAYGGAGVGKTVIIQELIRNIGTEHKGVSVFAGVGERSREGNDLWHEMQESGVIKQTVLVFGQMNEPPGIRARVALTGLTMAEYFKETKGQDVLLFVDNIYRYILAGMEVSALLGRMPSAVGYQPTLGTEMGALQERITSSKSGSITSFQAIYVPADDYTDPGIVTTFGHLDAVISLDRAISEQGLYPAVDPLASNSRIMEASVVGQEHYDVARGVQKVLQRYRELQDIIAILGIEELSEEDKATVARARKIQRFLTQPFFVAEQFTGRPGRYVPVKETVRGFREILDGKHDTLPEQAFYMCGTIDEAIEKGQKMLKG
- a CDS encoding F0F1 ATP synthase subunit epsilon; this translates as MATIKLEIVTAEKLVYSDSVNVLVAPGVEGELAIMPKHAPLLTMLKPGEIRLIKEGKETYMAITGGFLEVIGDKIVILADAVERADEIDAARAQEALKKAQESIAHAGSDADLEKALAAIRRSQIRLKVAQRRSRSDRGDNSRPGSA
- a CDS encoding SdpI family protein, giving the protein MSLQEGDMAHQRVVTIGIFTAIAAAFLISAVYYPFAPDRVASHWNPAGEVDGEMAKLPGLLILPVAMLLLAGLFALIPKMDPLKANIAKFRPQYDRFILTFLVYLLAVHVVVILWNAGTKLDFNIILPLGAGLLVFYIGTLLQHVKRNYFIGIRTPWTLSSDAVWDRTHQAGARVFKAAGIIAVAGSLFGEAAWLFILVPLGAAAAWSIIYSYIVFRQVAGSGPA
- a CDS encoding redox-sensing transcriptional repressor Rex codes for the protein MYVRVLTQLRDSGYDVVSSQQLGGLLQMTPAQIRKDLSYFGRFGKQGRGYNVQFLREELRQILGLDRKWPACLIGVGRLGQAIINYPGFVPEGFNVVAAFDSDPEQIARPIGGILVRPMEDLEQAIRESNITIGIVAVPAREAQKVIDQLINAGVRGILNYAPIAPKVSMDIVIRNIDPVLSLQSMTFYLMHEDAIPIIRR